Genomic segment of Paenibacillus sp. FSL R5-0912:
ACAGTGACTGGCTACGGTATATCAGGTAAGCTTAATTGTACTTTGTACAACTAAACCATCTGTTTTACTAGTGTTTAAGCGTTTAGTTGTATATCGTGCAATTAAACTGCCCTATGTAGAGGGGGGCTCGCCCATTCGGGCAAATTTAGTTGTACAGACTACAGTTATAAGAGGCAAACATGCTTTTTCTCTGTTTATAATTGCACATAATACAACTATAACTAACTTCCACGTTGAAACTGAATATGAATTTCAGTTTTTAATATCTAATAATTCACAGCGTATTGCAAGGAAATTCTATATTTTATATGCTGCAATGCCTTCGCCAGTTTCGGTGCCGGGCAGCTTGCAGCAGCAAAAGGGTTCCGCTATCCGCAGAGCAATCTGCGGCGGCGGAACCCTTTTATTTTGATATAGTCATGCCCTAGACTTCATAGCAATTGTTATTCCAGCACCAGAACGCCATATCCATCCAGCGTATAATTTCCACTGAGGGTTTGTCCGCTCAGCAGATCCGTTCTGGATTTCTTAAGCACGATCTCTGCCGGTTCTTCACTATAGTTAAGCAGGAAGGTGAGTCCTGCAGTGGTATTCTCCTCAGAAGCGCGGATCTGCAGCTCAATCTCCGGCGGCAATTCCAGCCATTCAGCAGCTGGTGAATTCAGTCCCAAACTTCCGATCAATTGCAGCACGGCCTGCTCATTAAATACAGCCCCGTAGTACCAGACTTCCCCCTTGCCGCGCTTGTTGCGGGTTACTGCCGGTTTGCCGGCATAATAATCGGTAGCGTAGGTTCCCATAACCTCGACACTGTTCTCTTCCACATGAAGAATATCATTGAAAGCATCCGCACCCGTGAGCGTCTCTGGATTATTCGTCCAACGGATCGAGGTAGGCTGACGTGTTCCTTTGACCATAGTGAACTCTTCCACGGTTACACCGCACATCTCCTGGGCTGCTCCGGGAAAAGGCCGCATATAACATTGTCCGGTGGTATCCTTGTATCCGGTGCGGCAGCCGAAGATCAGCTTCCCGCCTTGCTGTACATATTGATCCAGCAGGGCCTCTGTGTCGTCGCTCATAATGGCCGGGTGCGGGTAGACCAGCACCTCGTAACGCACAAGCTCTGCAAGCGTTGTATTGCTGCGCATATACAGAACATCATTGGGGATATGCATCCGCTGCAGTGCCTTGAACCATTCCTTGTTGCTCTGCCACATGAATGGCCCGTGCCAGACGTCATATTCCCCGTCCCACTCATTATCATAATCCCGCACGATGGCGATATTAGCCTGAGTCCGGCTGCCGATGAAGGCTTTGCCGATCTTTGCCAGCTCCTTGCCGATCTGCTCGGCTTCCTTCACGCGCCGGTTCGGCTGGTTATGATAGTCGTTCAAGCCGTGCCAATAGATTTCGTTCCCCATAGTAGCTGTCCGCCAGCGGAAGTAGAGCAGCATATCCGCACCATGGGCGATAGACTGGTAAGTCCACAGCCGCATCTGCCCGGGCTTCGGAGAAGGCATATCCATCCGGTTTACCCAACCGCCGGGTCCCGACTGCTGTTCCATCACACAGAAGTTGCTGCTTACCGAGCGGACCGCAGAGAGTGACAGCCCCCAGCCGCGGTCACGCAGCGGGTTCACCTCTGCCGGATCAAAGTAAATGGTGGAGAACTGCGGATATGAATCATAGCTGAAGAAGTCCAGCAGCTCGTCATTCAGTTCATGGCTGTCCAGATGTCCGAATAAGCCATTCGTAGTCACCCACTGGTCAGGAGCCAGTTCACGGAGGATATCCGCCTGGATCTTGGCAAAATAAATCGTGTTATAAGAGATGAAGCGCTTCTCATCCAGTGCCTGATGCGGATTGGGCTGGTTCGGCGAGGGGGTTGGCCGGGTCAGATAGACCTGTGACCAGCGTGTATAGGTCTGATTCCAGAACACAGTACCCCAGGCTTCGTTCAGCTTTTCCAGTGTTACATATTTGTCCTGAAGCCATGCCCGAAAGGCAAGATGGTCACTCTCCGAGTAGAATACATTGACTTCACAGTTCAATTCGTTGTCAATCTGCCATCCGGACACACCAGGGTGGCTTCCGTAATGCGCGGCAAGCTTAGTCACAATTCTGGCGCAGAGCTCGCGGTATTTGGGACTGCTGTAATTATAATGACGGCGCATGCCGTGCTGCATCGTCACACCTTCATAAGTCACATTTAATACCTCAGGATATTGTTCGGTAAGCCAGGCAGGCGGAGTGGCAGTAGGTGTTCCCATAATGACCTTCAGCCCGTAGCTGTGCGCCAAATCAATAGCACGGTCAAACAGGCCGAATTGAAATTGACCTTCTTCCGGCTCAAAGACCGACCAGGCGAACTCGCCCAGACGAACAATAGTGAATCCGGTTTCAACCATACGGCGGTAATCATCCGCCCACATGGATTCAGGCCAGTGTTCGGGATAATAACAGACGCCAAGCTCGAATCGTTCTGCAGCAACAGGTTTCTTCATAGTAACCTCCAAGTGTAAATATTTGCTTTATAGTTGATACCAATCTATTGTATTATCAGCAGTGTATACACTTATATAACATAATATTGCTATTGTATTACTATATTGCGTGCTTGATATACGGCAGGTGGAGGTGAGAGTTAATATGAAAAAACATTGGGTTCTGCCGCAGCCTGCATATACGCACTATGTGTGCTATCCGGAGATGCTGGGCCATTACAGCGACTTCCCCCAGCATGCAGAGCGTAGAAGCGAAGGGCTCCTGAACAGCTATAATCTACATATGGTCTTTGGCGGAGAAGGGTATGTGTTCCAGGAAGGGGAACGGATATCCATGAAGCGGGGGAGCGGGTTTCTGTTCCCGCGGGGGGCTTACCAGCAATACGGTTCTGAGCCGGGCCAGGCCTGGAATGTGCGCTGGGTCCATTTCGCCACAGCTTTATCTTTGCCGATGCTGGAGGAGGCGGATCACTCCCGCGGTTATTTTTTCACCTTCGATCCCGGAACGGGCTATGAACCGGTCTTCGAGGAGATGTACAGGCTAAGTGCGGCTTATGAGACCCGGAGTGAACCGCGTCTGTCTACTCTGCTCTATGAGATTCTTGTGACCCTGATGCAGAATTCTGAGCCGCTGCACGGGGCGGTGCCGCTGGAGATCAGACATTCCATCCGGCTCACGGCCGACAGGATACACAGCGAATGCGAGCGGCCCTGGACACTGGAAGCGATGGCTAGGCTTGCCGGTTACAGCAGCTATCATTTTCTGCGGCTGTTCCGGAGCATAATGGGCAAGACGCCGAACCGTTATTTAAGTGACTGCCGGATGGCCCGTGCCAAGCTGCTGCTGGTCTCGACTGAGCTGTCTGTCGCGCAAATTGCACTGCAGAGCGGTTTTCACCAGTCCAGTTACTTCATTAAGGTCTTCAGACAGCTGGAAGGCATGCCGCCCAACCAGTACAGACGGTTGTTCAGCTCATAGAATCATAGTGTAGCCGAAACAATATTAACAAACTTTGTTACATTATCAGCGCTTTTTGTGCTGTACTTGACATGTTTTTGCTTGAGAAGGTTACAAACGGAAGCGAAGGGTTACAAAGTGGATACAATTTCCACGCGATCTGCAACTATAATATTGCTAGTAAATACATCTGGAGGGAAATAAATGAGAAAGTATAGAGTTACATATGCTGCTCTGCTCGTGAGTACGCTTGTAGCCGGTCAGCTGGCCGGCAGCATCGCTGCCCCCGTTGCCGCCGCAGCCGCAACAACTAAGAATGCGGCGGCATCTGCCGCTGCACCAGCATTCAAATTCAATCCCGTTACGCTGGGAGCCGGGGTGACAGCAGTCCTTGAGAACGTGAACATCTGGAGTCAGACCGGCGGAAATATCGTATCTTATACGCTGAAATATACCAATTCCGGTAATTCAAGCGCGAGTCTGCTGAAATATTTCTCACGGGTTGTAACACCTGGAGGTTCAGTGCTTCCGGGAAATCCGGTAGGTACGGATGCACTGAAGAAAAAGGTCGGAGCGAAAGAAAGTCTGAGCGTTACCTACTATGTAAATGTGGGACAAACTTCATCCTTGCAGGGCCTTAAGATCTCTATGCTGGTCTGGGACGCCAAGGCGAAGGGGTACTTGAAGCAGACGGGTTCTTACGCAGTTCCGGCGAATTACTCTACAGCTGCTGCAACCGGTACAAGTCTGAATACCACCATGAACGACATTCCTGTTACAGTCAGTGCGGATTCACTGCAGCTCTACAAATACGGCGGCAAAGTCTATGCCAAGGTAGGGCTCAATCTGACCAATAAAGGAAACAAGGTGCTGGGTGATCCGGGGTATTCCGCGTACCTGGTATCCGCCAGCGGGACTTCCTTTGAGCTTGCATTAAGCAGCACGCAGGCGGATTACAAGATTCAGCCGCAAGAGAAGCGGAGCATCTATTATCTGGCTGAAATACCAGCTTACCTCAAGACGGATAATATGAAGCTTCAATTTACGCAAAAGGATGAAACTACGAAGCTGGAGCTGCCGAAATCGGCCTATAAGCTTCCAGCGGCCACATCGCCTAATCTGGTCGTCGGCAGCGGCGTAGTCAAAAAAATCATCGTGAACAGCAATACCATAGAAACGCTGATACGCAATGCCAATGTATATTCACAGGATGCTGATGCGGTATGGACTTTTCAGATGCAGATCAAGAATACCGGCAACAAAGCAGTCACGCTGCCAAGCTATGAGCTGGCGGTCAAATCCCAGAAAGGCACAACCTTCCCGGTGAGTGCGAAGGGGTTAAGCGGAGTTACGCTCAAGCCGCTAGAGACCAAAATCATTCCGCTGACGGTCCGCGTACCGCTTGAAGTGGAGCAATCCGGGCTGCAGCTCATGATGATCGAAGCGGTTGGCGCGGATACAGCAATTGGATCTGGTACGGCAGGTACAGAAGGTACAGAAGGAACGCCTGGTGCAGGGAATGCTGGCAGTGGAGCAACGACATCCAAAATGATTTTCCCGGTTGCCTATTTCGTCATTCCTTACGCGCTTCGTGCGGATGTGCAGACGGGGCAGGAGTACATGACGACGAATTCATACGGCTCCTTCTCTTACAGTATTCAATCTGTGCAGCGTTACCCTTGGAGAGATGATGATATTGTAGCCGCCAGACTGAAAATTACCAATACACAATCCGTGTCGCTGACCCTGCCGGAACTTAAAGGTTCCATCAAGCTCGATAATGACAGTCTGCTTGTGACTACGGATCTGTTCATGGAGAATAAAGAATCTTCGGTTCTGGCCCCCGGCAAGTCAGTGGTACTGTATGTACTCGGCAAAATCGCCTATACGGCTGAGTTCCGGGATATCCGAATCGCCTTATACGGCACAGAGAATACAGAAACCGTTCCATTCCTGGATCTGAGCATTAACAACTCGATTAACAGTATCGCCATCATTCCGCAGGGCAAGAACTACACCGTCAATGGAAAAGGCAAAACAGCCACTGTGCAGGAAAACAGAACGACCGTCTATGAAGGGGAAAATTACAATCTGGTCTATACCGAGCTGCTCATGAGCAGTGAAGAAAAGCGACAGAGCAAGATGGCCCGGCTGCAGGCATATTACAGAACCAAAGATGGACAATATTTTGAGGCAACGCCTAGCCAATCAGATAACAGCGCTGCTCCCGGTGCGAAACAGCTCGTGGTCTTCTGGACCAAGCTGCCCAAAACCACGGACATCAGTGACATCTCCCTCTATCTGGGTGCCGGTATCAACGGAGGCAAGCTGATTGAGAGTAAGGAGGAAGCGACCGGATTTGTAGATGTGGCTGCGCTCCAGCTGAATCCGCAGGCCAATGTACCGGCAACCACACTACTGAATACGGTTCTATATCCTTATACCATTTCCTTCCTGAGCTCAGAAGGCAGACATATGATATCCACGGATACTATCAATATTTCAATTAACTACAATTTGAAGCGGGATTATCAATACGATGCAGGAGCCTTGGAGCATAAGCTTATTTTACAAATTACCGATCCTTTCGGAATCTCGCAGGAAAAGACGCTCATCATAGGTACCGACCTGATTGAGGGAACGAACAACGTCTATTCGCTCGCCATCAACAGAAGCCTGTACAAAACTCTCGGCGGTGGTACTTATAAATTAACCTTGTATGATGAATTCCAGGGCGAACGGCTGATGCTCGGCGGCCAGGTCTATATCGTCAAAGAAGAGCTTCCGCCTAAATCATAGTAATTGAAATTCACATCAGCCTAAAAAGGAGCAGCTTCCATGTTGCGTGTTGAAGATATTACGCATTCGTACAAAAGCGGTAATGAATGGACATCCGTTCTTCATAAAATCAATTTTTCGATCAATCAGGGGGAGATGGTTGCACTACTGGGCAGCTCGGGGTCCGGCAAGTCGACGCTCCTTAATCTGATGGCCGGCTTGATGAAGCCTACGGAAGGTCATATCTACATTGCCGACCAGGACATTGTGAAGATGGGCGAGAATAAGCTTGCCGAGTTCCGGCGCAAGAATATCGGCTTTATCTTTCAGGCATATGAGCTGATTTCAAGCCTCACGGTCCGTGAGAATGTGGAGCTGCCGCTGGTCTTCCAGTCGGTCTCTCCCAAGGCCCGCAAGGCAAAGGCGCTTGCGCTGCTGGAGCAGGTGGGGATTCCCGACAAGGCGGATTTATTTCCTTCCCAGCTCTCCGGTGGACAGCAGCAGCGGGTCAGTATTGCCCGGTCGCTGATCACAGAGCCGTCGGTCATCTTCGCCGATGAGCCGACGGGGAACCTGGATTCCAAGACCGAAGAGGAGATTATCAGCATTCTGCTGAATCTGAACCGTACGATGAAGACCACGTTTATTGTGGTTACCCATGAATACAAGGTGGCTGAACAAATGCAGCGGATTTTTACGCTCAGGGATGGCTTCCTGATTACAGAATCGCAGAGAGAAGTAGTGGTTGAACAGCAAATAGCCGAGGAAGCTGAACAGGAAGCAGTGGTAGTGGTTGAGGTTGAAGAGCAATTAGCTGCAGAAGCTGAGCAGGAAGCTGTAGAGACAGAACACCTGACAGCAGCAGCGGATGAACATCAGACCGCTGAAGAACCTGAACACCAGACCGCTGTGGAAGTTAAGCCTGCAGAGGGAGGGAAGCCGTGAAGATCAGAGATATTTCACGGATGGCCTGGGAACAGGTCAAACGGCGCAAGGTGGTCACAGGTCTATGTATGACCGGGATTTCCATCGGCTGCGCAGCTATTATCGTGGCCTTGAGTGTGGGCCAATCTGCTCAGGTCTATGTGACTGAACAGGTGAATCAGAATTTCAAAATGGATGAAATCATGGTCTCGCCGGGCGGCGGGATTCCATCAACCGGCAAGGGCGGCAGCGGGGGCGGCGGTTCTGGAGAGGTGAATGAGAACCTCGACCCGGGTAAGCTGACCGACCAGAAGCTGAAGATCATCCAGGGGTTAAATCATGTAAAGGCCGCTTCCCCGTTCCAGGAAGCCGGATACCTGCAGATGGTGACCGTAGATAACAAAATCGCCGATATCCGTATCATCATTGCCGATTTGCATATGCTGACGGCCTATGATCACAAGTTCAAGCAAGGGGCGGCCGGTGGTCAGGTGGGGTCAATTGTGCTGAATTACGGGGCCACTCTTGGCTTGATTGATCTGGAGACCCGTCAGAAGCTGTTTGACCAGATGAATGCGGAACCGTTCAATCAGGACCTGTACCAGCAATATGACAAATTAGCCACAGTGCCCACCGAAATGTATCGGAAGCAGATCCAGATTCAGGCTCAGGATTACAGCTCTACAACACCGGTTATCAAGCTTAGCTCGCCGCTTCAGGTAGACGGAATTCTGGCAACTCCCAAGGGAATGGATGACTTGCGGGCATCGTATGAGAAGATTATGTACATGTCGCCCGAAACGGCCTTGCAGCTCTCCAAGGAGCTGACCTTCGATAATTCCACCACCAGTGTGCTCACGCTTCCGCCGGAGGGGACGTATAACTCGCTTACGGTCAAAGTGGACGATGTGGCGAACATCAAGTCGGTGGAGCAGATGATTCAGAAGCTGACACTGAACGCTCAAGACAATCTATTCCAGCAGGAGATGCTGAAAGAACAATTCGACATGATTAAGATGGCTGCACTCGGAATCGGGGTATTCATCCTGGTGATCGCTTCGATCTCCATCATTGTGGCTATGACCATGTCGACTCATCAGCGGCGCCGGCAGATTGGAATTATGAAGGTGCTGGGAGCGAACATGGGGCAGATCCGCAATATGTTCATTACAGAAGCTGCGCTTCTGGGACTGCTGGGCGGAATGCTTGGTGTCTTGTTCTCTTACTTGATTGTCATGGGGCTGAATAAGCTGGTCGGTTCGGCAGGCGATGGAATGAATTTCTTCATCCCGCCGATGAATTTGCCGATCGGGATGTCCTTTGCCATTATGACCGGCGTATTGTCGGGGATTTATCCGGCGATCAGCGCCTCCAGAACCGATGCATTAACTGCCATTAAACGAGACTAACCCTAAGCTAGAAAGGAAGCCGAAATGATGAAGAGGACTCTAAAGAAGAGCCTGAAGTGGATCATAATCTTAGGTATCATCAGTACCGCAGGTTATCTGGGGTATACCAAATTCTTCAAGGGCAAGGAGGTTGCGGAGCTTCCGCCGGAAACGATGCAGGTGATCAGCTTCCCGGTAACAGAGGAAACGCTAACCACCTCGATACAGATCAAGGGCAGATCGCAATACCAGCAGGAGACGCTGGTATACGCACCTTTCGCCTCCAAGGTTACGGCTTGGAAGGTCGAGAATGGGGCGCAGGTGAAGAAGGGCGATGTGCTCTTCACTCTGGATCAGACTACGCTCCGCAATGAGATTGCGACAGCAGAGGCTGCCAACCGCAAGGCGAAGCTGGAGGGAGAGCTGAACGCTTTTGTCAGCCAGCAGGAGGACGATACTGCGGCTCCGGCCGGTACGGAAGCGGAACGGCTGAAAGCATTGGCCGCCCAGGAAACGGCGCGACTGAACGACGAGCTGAATCAGGTGACTGCCGAGATTCAAGCCAAGGAGCTTTCGGAGAAGAAGGCGAAGCTGGGCACTGCCGTGTATCATGCACCGGAGAACGGCATCTTCCTGTTTGACAGCAGCACTGAACGGCCGCAGACGGTAACCGACAATCAATACATCGGCAAGATTGTGGACATGAAGAAGGTGGAGTTCATTGCCCAGGTCGGAGAGCAGGATATCTTCCGCATCAAAAAAGGCATGAAGGTTAAGGTGAAGATGACCGCGATGAAGGACCTGATCCTGAACGGTGAGGTAACAGAAGTAGCCAAATTTGCCACCACCACCACAGGCCAGAACACAGCCGGACAAATTCCGCAATTTGAAGTCGTCATCTCCCTCCAGCCGGACGAGCATTTGATCGGCGGACTCAGCCTGAGCGGAGACATCGAAACCTCGCGCAAAGAGAAAGCAGTGGTTGTATCCAATATCGCTGTTATCCGTGAAGGTGAATTGGCCTTTGTGATGCTGGACAAAGGGAACGGGCAGTATGAACGGAAAGAGATTAAGGTCGGAATGGAAACAACAGACAAAACGGAAGTGCTGTCAGGACTGAAGGCAGGAGACACCGTAGTTCTGCAGTAGTATAGCAACAATGAATAGCCCCAACCGGGTTGATTGCCGGGTTTGGGGCTATTTTTAAATACAAATTACAGGCGGAGCGCGGCGGATGATCTAAGTGGAATTAGTACATCTAATTTGATGTCACGGGCACAATTCCTGGAAACAGTTGGATAAACAACACTTAATCAGACCGAATTCTGCTAAAATCCTTGGGGCTCAGTGGATTAATTGTACTTTTTCCAACTGCCTCCCTGAAGCGCATGGTTTCGGCAGAATTAAGTGCCTT
This window contains:
- a CDS encoding ABC transporter permease, whose translation is MKIRDISRMAWEQVKRRKVVTGLCMTGISIGCAAIIVALSVGQSAQVYVTEQVNQNFKMDEIMVSPGGGIPSTGKGGSGGGGSGEVNENLDPGKLTDQKLKIIQGLNHVKAASPFQEAGYLQMVTVDNKIADIRIIIADLHMLTAYDHKFKQGAAGGQVGSIVLNYGATLGLIDLETRQKLFDQMNAEPFNQDLYQQYDKLATVPTEMYRKQIQIQAQDYSSTTPVIKLSSPLQVDGILATPKGMDDLRASYEKIMYMSPETALQLSKELTFDNSTTSVLTLPPEGTYNSLTVKVDDVANIKSVEQMIQKLTLNAQDNLFQQEMLKEQFDMIKMAALGIGVFILVIASISIIVAMTMSTHQRRRQIGIMKVLGANMGQIRNMFITEAALLGLLGGMLGVLFSYLIVMGLNKLVGSAGDGMNFFIPPMNLPIGMSFAIMTGVLSGIYPAISASRTDALTAIKRD
- a CDS encoding helix-turn-helix transcriptional regulator; protein product: MKKHWVLPQPAYTHYVCYPEMLGHYSDFPQHAERRSEGLLNSYNLHMVFGGEGYVFQEGERISMKRGSGFLFPRGAYQQYGSEPGQAWNVRWVHFATALSLPMLEEADHSRGYFFTFDPGTGYEPVFEEMYRLSAAYETRSEPRLSTLLYEILVTLMQNSEPLHGAVPLEIRHSIRLTADRIHSECERPWTLEAMARLAGYSSYHFLRLFRSIMGKTPNRYLSDCRMARAKLLLVSTELSVAQIALQSGFHQSSYFIKVFRQLEGMPPNQYRRLFSS
- a CDS encoding beta-galactosidase; this encodes MKKPVAAERFELGVCYYPEHWPESMWADDYRRMVETGFTIVRLGEFAWSVFEPEEGQFQFGLFDRAIDLAHSYGLKVIMGTPTATPPAWLTEQYPEVLNVTYEGVTMQHGMRRHYNYSSPKYRELCARIVTKLAAHYGSHPGVSGWQIDNELNCEVNVFYSESDHLAFRAWLQDKYVTLEKLNEAWGTVFWNQTYTRWSQVYLTRPTPSPNQPNPHQALDEKRFISYNTIYFAKIQADILRELAPDQWVTTNGLFGHLDSHELNDELLDFFSYDSYPQFSTIYFDPAEVNPLRDRGWGLSLSAVRSVSSNFCVMEQQSGPGGWVNRMDMPSPKPGQMRLWTYQSIAHGADMLLYFRWRTATMGNEIYWHGLNDYHNQPNRRVKEAEQIGKELAKIGKAFIGSRTQANIAIVRDYDNEWDGEYDVWHGPFMWQSNKEWFKALQRMHIPNDVLYMRSNTTLAELVRYEVLVYPHPAIMSDDTEALLDQYVQQGGKLIFGCRTGYKDTTGQCYMRPFPGAAQEMCGVTVEEFTMVKGTRQPTSIRWTNNPETLTGADAFNDILHVEENSVEVMGTYATDYYAGKPAVTRNKRGKGEVWYYGAVFNEQAVLQLIGSLGLNSPAAEWLELPPEIELQIRASEENTTAGLTFLLNYSEEPAEIVLKKSRTDLLSGQTLSGNYTLDGYGVLVLE
- a CDS encoding efflux RND transporter periplasmic adaptor subunit gives rise to the protein MMKRTLKKSLKWIIILGIISTAGYLGYTKFFKGKEVAELPPETMQVISFPVTEETLTTSIQIKGRSQYQQETLVYAPFASKVTAWKVENGAQVKKGDVLFTLDQTTLRNEIATAEAANRKAKLEGELNAFVSQQEDDTAAPAGTEAERLKALAAQETARLNDELNQVTAEIQAKELSEKKAKLGTAVYHAPENGIFLFDSSTERPQTVTDNQYIGKIVDMKKVEFIAQVGEQDIFRIKKGMKVKVKMTAMKDLILNGEVTEVAKFATTTTGQNTAGQIPQFEVVISLQPDEHLIGGLSLSGDIETSRKEKAVVVSNIAVIREGELAFVMLDKGNGQYERKEIKVGMETTDKTEVLSGLKAGDTVVLQ